A segment of the Kazachstania africana CBS 2517 chromosome 2, complete genome genome:
ATCAACTCGTTACTCCAACACTTGTGACCTGTAGCTAGACAACATGTCAGCACGAAATAATCCAATATCATCACCAAACAAATTAATAGTACAAGATCTAAAAACATACAGAAATCATAACAGCTTAGTAGAGACGAGTTGGTATAAAAACAAAACCCCAAATGTCATACTTTCTATTGTAAGTAGACTGAATAAAGAACAGCTTGGAGGCCagattaataaaaatattcctTGAAGTCGAAGCAAAGCTTAGAATACTCAGGTCTGTGAATCTCAAAGGAAACCCTGGTGTAATCCACAATATTGTCATTAATATTCAACTTGATTGAGCTTCTGAGATGCTCACATTCAGCATCCTGGGATCCCTCGACTGGGCAGAGGCATTGGGAATTAATGCAACAGGAAAACGTCAGAGATAGGACATGCACTACTAGTAACATGGTCATATATTCAAAGTTGGGTTTCCGAGGGTGCCATTGAATGCAGTAGTGACATCTGGAAAGACCAGATGTTCAGCTAAAGATGCCACAAGTCTGTCGAATTCATTGTCCAGGCTTTTTCTTATGCCCTTAATGTAACTAAAAGACATAATGTGGTCTTTGACAATGTCAGATTGTCCGTAAACACCAAGTGTGAAAGCATTGGAGGATTCTTTGTGGGACTACTTAAGAACGACATTAgatatcaatttgaatgcTGGGAAAAGGTCATTATCACCTTGAGGGTTAGTCAACTTTCGTACAAGGACTCTAGGTTCTGAACAATTGATAAAAGTAGCACAGGTTATCGAAGTTTTTGTGGCATCAAAACGATAAGGATAAGCAAAAACATTTAGAATAAGGCAGGATTCGTTAAAGTCTTTCCAAAATGCAAAATCAAGGGCAGAAAAACAAATACAATTTTACATATAGTCTCTGTATAGATCTCCTGCAATAACTTCTTGGAAGATGGATAAAtaagaaatgaaataaCGGTTGTTCTTCGTGGGCTAGGCAGGATTATCCTTTAATAGGCACAAGTTTCATTCTGATTAATATCATGGACAACTATGCAGTCTTATACGTTTCTGAttctcttgaaaattttatgcTCTTTTCGTTTCTTCgcttattatttttattcgCTTATCATCTTGCACTACTATCTTGGCACTGCTGATGATCTTATTAGTAACAGttctatatttttattcgAGCAGGTTCTGAGATATCTTACTCCTGCAATCTTCTTTATACGTGGGTATGCAAGCGTTCTGGCAACCCTTATTCTCGAGTATCTAATCCTGTGATCATTGGCTGTcttacaattttttgtaCTGAGCGTTtgcatttctttttttgacaCGCTTAATACGATCCAGATTGTGACTTTCCCTCTATAATAAGTCTATAAAACAGAACAGATAACAGAGACTCATGCTTATTCTTTCGGTAATAGTAATGTTACTACTTATAACAGCCTCATACTTGCGGTTGTATAACTTCAATTAGTCAAAACCAATGTTAATGTCTTTTCTATAATATAGGATTTCTCTAGAAAATTCAGTTACTGATCTACTTCGAGCTGGGTGATATGACTGTTTTTAAAGCAGTATCTCCTACTATAATGTAGAAAAATGTAGAGTGAGTATTTTTGTATAGATATATAATGTGCAATTGGTACACTAGCATTTTTGTTATGAGTGCTGCATGAGTTGTTCTAGTATTAGTTTAATTCCTGCGAATAGAATGGACATACTGACATAAAGCAATACTGTGGCCGTATAATCTAACTCAGGAGAGAGTTTCCTTACAATGTTGGTAATGATAGAAACGGGGTAAGATATGACAAACACTACAGGCCATATTTTGAACATTAAAGCGGAGCATTTATCGTGAACGGGCAAAACGAGTAAAGCAAACAAACCCACAAGGCTTGTGACTTGTACGACGACCCAAGTTATCAATCTACTCTTCCATAGAGAGGAGTCCATCTTGTCACCAAATTTCGTATCGCACACGATGCTACTTATGAGCAGCTCCAATATTAAAGAGGGTACGAGAGCCTTGAGAGAAATGGCAAAGTTTCCATCCAATAAACAACTCTGGATAAATCGATAGCAATGGGCCAAGGTGgagatgaaaaagataacTTGTTGTCCTCTCACAGATTCAACGAACCACGATGCAGTTTTCTTTTGCACTAGTGCCTCCTCGTCGActgatttcttcttcaagttCTCAGTTACTACGGGCCAGCATATGTTATACACAGATGCATACCCGACTATTGTACCTACATTACCTAGCCAGGTATGTCGAATGACAAAACTCGAGGCTACTTCTGAGGGGCATATAACGTGTGATACGGCAAAAATGAATAGTACTTGGGCTGACAACAAGGAATAAACCCTGAGGTGAAATCTTCTAATAGTGCCAGAATCGTAAGAAGGCTTTTCATTTACAATGGTAGTACGATTACTTGAGTCTTCCTCTAATTGATGTCTCTTCATTTCGAGCATTTTGTGATGAGTAACTTagtttatcaaattgtaGATAGTTGAGGATGTCTTTCGTTTTATATCCAGGTTTAGCTCGAGAAATTGAGATCCCTGCCATAGTGTTGCTCTCCTTGGTGTAATGCaagcattttttttaggCCGCATGAGGTGCGGTGATTTTGCAAAGGTCTTAATACAGGGGACTGATATTCAACGAAAAACAGCGGTGATGGTGAACCTTAGTTTGCATAGGCCGTGGTATTATCCGGATACATCTGACACATTTTCTTGAGACTACGAATATAAATGCTGCATAGCGATTTGCGGAAACCACGGTCTCGACATTTTACACAGGCACTACTCACAGTGTGATCCTGATAATCAACTATGAATTAGCAAGGGTAACACTAAATGCTTGAGCAAcactcaaaaaatttcaatcatTTATTTAAAGCTTCATATAATGTGCTTTTTGGAGGTAAAGTGAGAATTTAATCTTGTTTTGGACTCAAACAGGTTATGCAACTTCAAAAGGGGCCACTTACTCCAGAAACTCTGACATGTTCTTATAAATTAACCACCAAGCATTATTTCTGTTATATATCAATGGCTGGCTTCCACAGTCATTGGCTCAAGTAAAGAGTCTGCTCACAGTAAATAATTCTTGCTTATATCTGAGGAAAGGCGattcttccaaaatttggtgcgtaaatatt
Coding sequences within it:
- the KAFR0B00115 gene encoding uncharacterized protein, producing the protein MLEMKRHQLEEDSSNRTTIVNEKPSYDSGTIRRFHLRVYSLLSAQVLFIFAVSHVICPSEVASSFVIRHTWLGNVGTIVGYASVYNICWPVVTENLKKKSVDEEALVQKKTASWFVESVRGQQVIFFISTLAHCYRFIQSCLLDGNFAISLKALVPSLILELLISSIVCDTKFGDKMDSSLWKSRLITWVVVQVTSLVGLFALLVLPVHDKCSALMFKIWPVVFVISYPVSIITNIVRKLSPELDYTATVLLYVSMSILFAGIKLILEQLMQHS